The following are encoded together in the Notolabrus celidotus isolate fNotCel1 chromosome 9, fNotCel1.pri, whole genome shotgun sequence genome:
- the naa35 gene encoding N-alpha-acetyltransferase 35, NatC auxiliary subunit, producing MVMKSAVEDDDAGWGLGIPEKMRNNANWVDITHEFKGACKELNLGELLHDKLFGLFEAMSAIEMMDPKMDAGMIGNQVNRKVLNFEQAIKEGAIKVKDLSLPELIGIIDTCFCCLITWLEGHSLAQTVFTCLYVHNPDLIEEPSLKAFALGILKVCDIAREKVNKAAVFEEEDFQAMTYGFKMANNVTDLRVTGMLKDVEDELQRKVKSTRIRQGEQRNPEVEVEHQQFLALFNRIKFTRLLLTALITFTKKETSSVGEAQKLVAQAADLLSPIHSSIQHGIQSQNDTTKGDHPIMMGFEPLVNQRLLPPTFPRYAKIIKREDMVAYFGKLIERIKTVCDVINTTNLHGILDFFCEFSEQSPCVLSRSLLQTTFLIDNKKVFGTHLMQDMIKDALRYFVSPPVLSYKCCLFNNHQAKDYIDSFVTHCSRPFCSLIQIHGHNRARQRDKLGHILEEFATLQDEAEKVDAALHGLLMKLEPQRQHLACLGTWILYHNLRIMIQYLLSGFELELYSMHEYYYIYWYLSEFLYAWLMSTLSRADSSQMAEERIMEEQLKGRSSKKTKKKKKVRPLSKEITMSQAYQNMCAGMYKTMVALDMDGKVRKPQFELDSEQVRYEHRFAPFNSVVTPPPVHYIQFKEMSDLKKYNPPPGSADLYLAASKHFQQAKLILENVPSPDPEVNRILKVAKPNIVVMKLLAGGHKKETKVLPEFDFSAHKYFPVVKII from the exons ATGGTGATGAAATCAGCGGTTGAAGATGATGATGCCGGCTGGGGGCTGGGCATCCCCGAAAAAATGAGGAACAATGCCAACTGGGTTGATATTACCCATGAATTCAAGGGTGCATGCAAAG AGTTGAACCTTGGAGAGCTGCTACATGACAAACT GTTTGGCCTGTTTGAGGCCATGTCAGCCATAGAGATGATGGATCCAAAGATGGACGCAGGAATGATCGGAAACCAGGTCAACAGGAAAGTGCTCAACTTTGAACAAGCTATCAAG GAGGGAGCCATCAAGGTGAAAGATCTCAGTCTCCCTGAACTCATTGGGATCATAGACACATGTTTCTGCTGTTTG ATCACTTGGCTGGAGGGCCACTCCCTGGCACAGACCGTGTTCACCTGTCTGTATGTCCATAACCCAGACCTGATAGAGGAGCCGTCCCTCAAAGCCTTCGCTCTGGGCATCCTGAAGGTGTGTGACATAGCACGAGAGAAGGTCAAcaaagctgctgtgtttgagGAG GAGGACTTCCAGGCCATGACCTATGGCTTCAAGATGGCCAATAATGTGACAGACCTCCGTGTGACGG GTATGCTGAAAGATGTGGAGGATGAGTTGCAGAGGAAAGTGAAG AGCACTCGCATTCGCCAGGGGGAGCAGCGAAACCCAGAGGTTGAGGTGGAG caTCAGCAGTTTCTGGCACTTTTCAACAGGATCAAGTTTACTCGCCTTCTGCTGACTGCACTGATCACCTTTACCAAGAAGGAG ACGAGTTCGGTGGGAGAGGCCCAGAAGCTTGTGGCTCAGGCAGCCGACCTCTTATCGCCCATTCATTCCAGCATTCAGCACGGCATCCAGTCACAGAACGACACCACTAAAGGAG ACCACCCCATCATGATGGGCTTTGAGCCCCTTGTAAATCAAAGACTGCTACCACCCACCTTTCCCCGCTATGCAAAGATCATTAAGAGAGAGGACATGGTGGCCTACTTTGGGAAGCTTATTGAACGAATCAAGACTGTGTGTGATGTGATCAACACCACCAACCTGCACGGCATCCTG gACTTCTTCTGTGAGTTCAGTGAGCAGTCTCCCTGTGTGCTCTCCAGATCTCTACTTCAG ACAACGTTCCTGATAGATAATAAGAAAGTGTTTGGGACCCACCTGATGCAGGACATGATCAAAGATGCTCTGAGATACTTTGTCAGCCCCCCTGTGCTCTCCTACAA GTGTTGTCTGTTCAACAACCACCAGGCCAAGGACTACATCGACTCCTTTGTTACACACTGTTCCAGG CCGTTCTGCAGTCTGATACAGATCCACGGACACAACCGAGCTCGGCAGCGAGACAAGCTGGGTCACATTCTTGAAGAGTTTGCCACGCTGCAGGATGAA GCAGAGAAGGTTGATGCAGCTCTTCATGGCCTGCTAATGAAACTCGAGCCTCAGCGACAGCACCTAGCCTGCCTCGGCACCTGGATTCTGTACCACAACCTGAGGATCATGATCCAGTACTTGCTGAGCGGCTTTGAGCTGGAGCTGTACAGCATGCACGAGTACTATTACATCTACTg GTACCTGTCAGAGTTCCTTTACGCGTGGCTGATGTCCACTCTGAGCAGGGCCGACTCTTCTCAGATGGCAGAGGAGCGGATTATGGAGGAGCAGTTGAAAGGCCGCAgcagcaaaaagacaaaaaagaagaaaaaag TTCGCCCACTCAGCAAGGAGATCACTATGAGCCAAGCATACCAGAACATGTGTGCTGGCATGTACAAG acTATGGTAGCTTTGGATATGGATGGAAAGGTGCGTAAGCCTCAGTTTGAGTTGGACAGTGAGCAGGTCCGCTATGAGCATCGCTTCGCCCCCTTTAACAGCGTGGTCACCCCCCCACCTGTGCACTACATCCAGTTCAAG gAGATGTCTGATCTGAAGAAGTACAATCCTCCACCAGGCTCTGCGGACCTCTATCTGGCTGCCAGCAAACACTTCCAGCAGGCCAAGCTCATCCTAGAAAATGTGCCTAGTCCAGACCCTGAG GTGAACCGTATCCTGAAGGTGGCCAAGCCCAACATCGTAGTTATGAAGCTCCTGGCGGGAGGTCACAAGAAGGAGACAAAG GTGCTCCCAGAATTTGATTTCTCAGCTCACAAGTACTTCCCTGTCGTCAAGATTATCTGA